A portion of the Collinsella aerofaciens genome contains these proteins:
- a CDS encoding ArsR/SmtB family transcription factor has product MSSHADETKTGIEATEPIVPTTCSPEDLPDEELLYDLADLFKVFSDTTRIKILYALMGRELCVADIAEATATSQSAVSHQLRTLKQSHLVKFRRDGRNILYSLADDHVYTMLNQGMSHICE; this is encoded by the coding sequence ATGAGCAGCCACGCTGATGAAACAAAGACTGGCATCGAGGCCACCGAGCCGATCGTCCCCACCACCTGCTCGCCCGAGGACCTTCCCGACGAGGAGCTTCTCTACGACCTTGCCGACCTGTTCAAGGTCTTCAGCGACACCACGCGCATCAAGATTCTCTATGCCCTCATGGGTCGCGAGCTCTGCGTGGCTGACATCGCCGAAGCGACCGCGACCTCGCAGTCTGCGGTGTCGCACCAGCTGCGCACGCTTAAGCAGTCGCACCTGGTCAAGTTCCGCCGCGACGGCCGCAACATTCTCTACTCGCTCGCCGACGATCATGTCTATACCATGCTCAACCAGGGCATGAGCCATATCTGCGAATAG
- a CDS encoding cation transporter, producing MKKQFKLDEIDCANCARELQDELAKLEGVKSVSVNFMTQKLTLEADDAKFDEVLDRVVEFTADAEPDCEIIL from the coding sequence ATGAAAAAGCAGTTTAAGCTCGACGAGATCGATTGCGCCAACTGCGCGCGTGAACTTCAGGACGAGCTGGCTAAGCTCGAGGGCGTCAAGTCCGTTTCGGTCAACTTTATGACCCAGAAGCTGACGCTCGAGGCCGACGACGCCAAGTTCGACGAGGTCCTGGACCGCGTCGTTGAGTTCACCGCCGACGCCGAGCCGGACTGCGAGATCATTCTCTAA
- a CDS encoding heavy metal translocating P-type ATPase, whose protein sequence is MTAADPKKKKKKRKKKESLEHKRNRILVALGIFAVVYALDELGTLTAAFGTPGDIYASFVLFLVPFLIAGYDVLQKAFNNIRRGKAFDESFLMAVATIGAFAMVLFPDTDPHMAEGAAVMLFYQVGELFQTYAVGKSRKSISAMMDIAPDYANVEQPDGTLEQVFPDDIAVGTVIVVKPGERVPIDGVIVEGETQLDTAALTGESVPRPAKSGDDIISGCINMTGLIHVRTTKPFGESTVARVLELVENASEKKARTENFITRFARVYTPAVTGAAAVLALGGGLITGAWSDWILRGLTFLVVSCPCALVISVPLSFFGGIGGASKLGVLIKGSNYLETLADVDTVVFDKTGTLTNGMFSVVAVHPEAGYTEQSLLEVAALAESFSDHPIAQSVRFAYQGEVDSKRVSDSANDAGHGVTATIDGKHVAVGNAKMLAAAGAKAPDCEIVGTILHVLVDGTYAGHIVIADTVKVDAEQTIRDLHAAGVKCTVMLTGDREEVAASVAKQLGLDEFHAQLLPGDKVERVEALLAAESGKGKLAFVGDGINDAPVLTRADVGIAMGAMGSDAAIEAADVVLMDDKPSNISRAIRVARKTMSIVWQNIIFALGIKLLILVLAALGIANMWLAVFGDVGVAIIAILNAMRAMGVKNL, encoded by the coding sequence ATGACAGCCGCCGATCCCAAAAAGAAAAAGAAGAAGCGCAAGAAGAAAGAGTCCCTTGAGCATAAGCGCAACCGCATCTTGGTAGCACTGGGCATTTTTGCCGTGGTGTACGCCCTCGATGAGCTCGGCACCCTCACCGCCGCATTCGGCACCCCGGGCGACATCTACGCCAGCTTTGTGCTGTTCCTCGTGCCGTTTTTGATTGCCGGCTACGACGTACTGCAAAAGGCATTCAATAACATCCGCCGCGGCAAGGCCTTCGACGAGAGCTTCCTCATGGCCGTCGCGACCATCGGCGCGTTTGCCATGGTGCTCTTCCCCGATACCGACCCGCACATGGCCGAAGGCGCCGCCGTCATGCTGTTCTACCAGGTCGGCGAGCTGTTCCAGACATACGCCGTGGGCAAGAGCCGCAAGTCGATCAGTGCCATGATGGACATCGCGCCCGACTACGCTAACGTCGAGCAGCCCGACGGCACGCTCGAGCAAGTCTTCCCCGATGACATCGCCGTCGGCACCGTCATCGTCGTCAAGCCCGGCGAGCGCGTGCCTATCGACGGCGTCATCGTCGAGGGCGAAACCCAGCTCGACACCGCCGCGCTCACGGGCGAGTCAGTTCCCCGCCCCGCCAAGTCCGGCGACGATATCATCAGCGGCTGCATCAACATGACGGGCCTCATCCACGTGCGCACCACCAAGCCCTTTGGCGAGTCCACCGTCGCGCGCGTCCTGGAACTCGTGGAGAATGCCAGCGAGAAGAAGGCGCGCACCGAGAACTTCATCACGCGCTTTGCCCGCGTCTACACGCCCGCCGTCACCGGCGCGGCCGCGGTGCTCGCACTTGGCGGCGGCCTGATCACCGGTGCCTGGTCCGACTGGATTCTGCGCGGTCTGACCTTCCTGGTCGTCAGCTGCCCGTGCGCCCTCGTGATCAGCGTACCGTTGAGCTTCTTTGGCGGCATCGGCGGCGCGTCCAAGCTGGGCGTTCTCATCAAGGGTTCCAACTACCTCGAGACGCTCGCCGATGTGGACACCGTCGTCTTCGACAAGACGGGCACCCTCACCAACGGCATGTTCTCGGTCGTCGCGGTGCACCCCGAGGCAGGCTATACCGAGCAGTCGCTGCTCGAGGTCGCGGCCCTTGCGGAGTCGTTCTCCGACCATCCCATCGCGCAGTCCGTGCGTTTCGCCTACCAGGGCGAGGTCGACTCCAAGCGCGTTAGCGACTCCGCCAACGACGCGGGCCACGGCGTGACGGCAACCATCGACGGTAAGCACGTCGCCGTTGGCAATGCAAAGATGCTCGCCGCGGCCGGAGCCAAAGCGCCCGATTGCGAGATCGTCGGAACGATTCTGCATGTGCTCGTTGACGGCACCTATGCCGGCCACATCGTAATTGCCGACACCGTCAAGGTCGATGCGGAGCAAACGATTCGCGACCTGCACGCCGCCGGCGTCAAGTGCACCGTCATGCTCACGGGCGACCGCGAGGAGGTTGCGGCGTCTGTGGCCAAGCAACTCGGTCTCGACGAGTTCCACGCGCAGCTCCTGCCGGGCGACAAGGTCGAGCGCGTTGAGGCGCTGCTCGCGGCCGAAAGTGGCAAGGGCAAGCTCGCCTTTGTCGGCGACGGTATCAACGACGCACCCGTGCTTACCCGCGCAGACGTTGGCATCGCCATGGGCGCTATGGGCTCGGACGCCGCAATCGAGGCGGCGGACGTCGTGCTGATGGACGACAAGCCGTCCAACATCTCCCGCGCGATCCGCGTGGCGCGCAAGACCATGTCGATTGTTTGGCAGAACATCATCTTTGCGCTGGGCATTAAGTTGCTGATTCTGGTGCTTGCGGCACTGGGCATCGCCAACATGTGGCTTGCCGTGTTCGGCGACGTAGGCGTGGCGATCATCGCCATCCTGAACGCCATGCGCGCGATGGGTGTCAAGAACCTGTAG